The Methanobrevibacter sp. genome contains a region encoding:
- a CDS encoding 50S ribosomal protein L37e has translation MSKGTPSMGKKNKKTHIRCRRCGRNTYHIRKKVCASCGFGKSKKLRRYSWQNKKPTTRQRLV, from the coding sequence ATGTCAAAGGGAACTCCATCAATGGGTAAAAAGAATAAAAAGACCCATATCAGATGTAGAAGATGTGGTAGAAACACTTATCACATACGTAAAAAAGTCTGTGCTTCTTGTGGATTCGGTAAATCCAAAAAATTAAGAAGGTACAGCTGGCAAAATAAAAAACCAACTACTAGGCAAAGATTAGTGTAA
- a CDS encoding LSm family protein — protein sequence MSGQNVQRPLDALGKSVDSPVLIKLKGDREFRGILKSFDLHMNLVLNDAEELQDGEVTRRLGVVLIRGDNIVYISP from the coding sequence ATGAGCGGACAAAATGTTCAAAGACCACTTGACGCATTAGGAAAATCTGTGGATTCTCCAGTTTTAATAAAACTCAAAGGAGATCGTGAATTTAGAGGTATACTTAAGAGCTTTGATTTACACATGAACTTAGTTCTTAATGATGCAGAAGAGTTACAAGATGGAGAAGTAACTAGAAGACTCGGTGTTGTACTCATTAGAGGGGACAATATTGTTTATATTTCACCATAA